A stretch of DNA from Pirellulales bacterium:
GTAGGATCTGGGGACTTCTCTCGGGAGTATCAGGCCGAGGTTACCAAGCGGCCCGAACTGAAGGGTCGCATTACCTTCCTCGAACAAGTTGCCAACGTTGCACCGATTCTGCAGGAATTGGACCTTCTTGTCATGCCGTCGCTTTGGGAAGCCTGCCCAATATTGCCGATGGAGGCAATGGTATCCGGCGTGCCGGTCTTGGGAACCGACTGCATCGGGCTGCGAGAGGTTCTCAGCAATTCTCCATCCGTGATGGTGCCGGCGAACGATCCAGCGGCGCTTGCCGATGCGCTGCGGCGGGCATTGGAAGACTCCTGGAAGGCGGATGCCGTCGGCTATGTGCCGGCCGCGCAGCGGCGGTTCGATGTGCAGCCAGTAGGCCAAACTTTAGCCACTCTCTTTGCATCACTTGTCGAGGCGCCAGTCGGCCGTCGCCCATTGTTACACGAAGACGTAATCAGCACGGAAAACACCCGCGAAGACGATGAGGGAGTAAAGGAGTTTTCTAAATGCTAGGCGTCTCGGTCGTTATTCCCTGTTACAACGCCGCTAAGTACCTACGCGAGACGCTCGACAGCGTG
This window harbors:
- a CDS encoding glycosyltransferase family 4 protein gives rise to the protein VGSGDFSREYQAEVTKRPELKGRITFLEQVANVAPILQELDLLVMPSLWEACPILPMEAMVSGVPVLGTDCIGLREVLSNSPSVMVPANDPAALADALRRALEDSWKADAVGYVPAAQRRFDVQPVGQTLATLFASLVEAPVGRRPLLHEDVISTENTREDDEGVKEFSKC